The nucleotide sequence cacacacatatatatatatatatataaataaataaaatatataaaatatataaatggaTATTTTGTACTGAGTTCAACCTTCTCACACTCCATTCTATATAACAAGCCCTGGAGTGGTTAATCTTGAAGAAGAtatcctcctctccctcctcatGGCTTCTGCTatcatcttccttctcctcttgGCCGCGGCGGCGATCGCCTCAGCTGTCCCCGACTTGTACATGGTGACCAGCGGGGAGGGCCACAGCGAGCAGGTGTCCGGGCGGAGCGAGGAAGAGGTGCGTCTGCTCTACCTGGAGTGGGTGGCCAAGCACCGGCCGTCCCGCAACGCGCTCGCGGAAGAGGCGAGCAGGTTCGAGGTGTTCAAGGACAACCTCCGCTACATCGACGCCCATAACGCGGCGGCCGACCGCGGGGAGCACGCCTTCCGCCTTGGCCTCAACCGGTTCGCCGCCCTGACCAACGAGGAGTACCGGGCCAAGTATCTAGGCGTCCGGGCCGCCACGTCCCGCCGGAGGAGGGCCTCATCGGAGGGCAGCAACCGGTACCGGCTGAGGGACGGCGATTATTTGCCTGATTCCATCGATTGGAGGGAGAAGGGCGCTGTTGTCGGCGTTAAAGATCAAGGCAGCTGCGGTGGGTGCTGATATTTTCATTTCTCCCTGCGTTGACTTCAATTAGTTGCAATTTCTGCTCTATTGTTCTGTTTGCTTTCTGCTAATAACACTTTAAATctgatattattttcatttaattacATTTACATGAAGATCgatcttttcctctctttttttcccTCCTTGTGAAGTTTCCCCTTTTCTTCGGTTTTGACTTTTGGTAAACGACATGATTTTGCTTCCTACGATGTACTAAAGGTGTTGTATTTTGGATGATCTTCGAGTAGATCTGCTTTCAGATTCTGTTTCAGCCCCTCTTTTTTGTGTAAACTTTGCTTACTCTACAAAATTATTTACTGCTAGTATCACATGTAGTTCATGATTCATCTGTTTCAGCCCCCCCTTCTTGTGTAAATTTTGCTTACTCTACAAAACTATTAACTGCTAGTATCACACTTAGTTCATGATTCAGGATCTTATCCTGTTAGATCAAGTCACCAATGAAGGATTTTTTTGGTTTCAAAGATCTGAATTGGCATGCTGATGATATCTAGATCTGATGGTGTCACAGGGAGCTGCTGGGCATTTTCGACGATTGCTGCTGTGGAAGGTATCAACCAGATCGTGACTGGCGACCTGATCTCTCTGTCCGAGCAGGAATTGGTGGACTGTGACACCTACTACAACCAGGGCTGCAACGGGGGGCTCATGGATTATGCCTTTGAGTTCATCATCAACAATGGTGGTATCGACACCGATGAGGACTACCCATACAAAGCCCGAGATGGAACTTGCGATACTTACAGGGTGACCTATTGATTAGTCATTTACAACTAGCAACCCCCTTTTTTTCCTGTTGCTTTGTTGTTTGTGGATGATGTTCTAATGAAGTTTGGTGCCCGCCTTTGTCATGTAGAAAAATGCACATGTTGTGGCAATTGACTCATATGAGGATGTTCCGGTTAACGATGAGCAGTCACTGCAAAAAGCAGTTGCTAACCAACCGGTTAGTGTTGCTATTGAAGCTGGTGGCAGGACATTCCAGCTTTATGACTCGGTAAAGTTGCCACAAGATAATGCAATTTTATATTTCTACCAATTTTCTTTGTTTATAAAAATTATGTCATGGCTTAAACTActacttgatctttctttgaaCCGATGTTCTAATCCTTATggaagcttgcagatttttatacTTCCACATTATGGTGACCTAGGTTGAAAATCTTTAATCACTTCTGATTGAATTGATTGTCATTTGATACAGCAACAACAAATGTTTTAACAATTTGGGACTGATTATGTATATCTTTTTTTACTGATTGAACTCCATTCAACACAATATTTCTGGTTAAGTCAAGGAcattcaattttcttttattgtttttagtaaAGAAATTTTCAGTCTGTCTCTCTCTCCAATTTTTTCTCGCACCACCATTAATCAACTCACCTCTTCTAACCATACTATCTACAGATTTTTGttgaatatttttataatatcttagatgattttttcttattttatagttTATCGGATTACAACTAATTGTTCACAAATAAATATCTGTTTAGTCTTCTCTTATGGCTCTGCATACCTATCTCAGCATTTTCATGCGAGCTATATAAGCTTGTCAGACATATTGATTAGCAACTGTCCAATACTTCAATTCATTAAACCACAACAGTCTTTTATACTCAATCTCCCTCTCCATCTTAACCACCAAACTTGTGAAAAGTATCTCCATTATTCCTTTTTATCAGGTTGAATGATAAATTTGAAAATacttaaaataattttcatgtatGATCTTATCCATCCATCCCAACGTCACCCTCACTTCTTCTCTTAAATTATgtaaaattatagtttatatTCAATATTAGTAAATTTTAATCTATAACCTTTAATTTCTAAGATTTGCTCTGCAATtcaagtttaaaattttattccagCTAAAATTCCATATATTAAAATGATATCATTTGCAAATAGCATATATGATTAGTAAGTTTGCCTATTATAAAGACCATAATATGTTTATGTTGCATCAGAATTTAGATTCCCtaaaattttttatgaatctgtGGTTTTTCTGTCTCTAGACTGATATAATTTCTAATGTGTGTGGTTAATTAATACGGAAGATGCTGCAAACAGACAAATTGCACTAGAAATAGAAATTTCTAATAAACCCTTCCCATGATAATACAAACACATTAAGCGGCATGGTTTGAGAATTATGATCTATTGTTTGTGATATGAAATTTAGTTGGTTAATAATCTTCTTGAAATTCTACGAACGATTTAGATGATGCCATCTTAGTAGTGGCACTGGTTCCATTTGATGATGGATTTGCTTTGTGATATGTGATGTACATATATCTCCAGTTTTGCTGCCTAATATCTCATGTAACTTTTTGTTGCAATAGTTGAAAAATCAAAGActgattataattatatatatatatatatatatatatatatatatatatatatatatatatatataatgtccacAAGTCTTTTTTTTTCCAAGCTGCTACTTTCCTTCAAATCTATAGATGTCTTTCATGTTGATGAGTTGAAAAATTTATTACTCCAATTTTTTTTTCAGGGAATATTCACCG is from Musa acuminata AAA Group cultivar baxijiao chromosome BXJ3-8, Cavendish_Baxijiao_AAA, whole genome shotgun sequence and encodes:
- the LOC135645561 gene encoding oryzain alpha chain-like, encoding MASAIIFLLLLAAAAIASAVPDLYMVTSGEGHSEQVSGRSEEEVRLLYLEWVAKHRPSRNALAEEASRFEVFKDNLRYIDAHNAAADRGEHAFRLGLNRFAALTNEEYRAKYLGVRAATSRRRRASSEGSNRYRLRDGDYLPDSIDWREKGAVVGVKDQGSCGSCWAFSTIAAVEGINQIVTGDLISLSEQELVDCDTYYNQGCNGGLMDYAFEFIINNGGIDTDEDYPYKARDGTCDTYRKNAHVVAIDSYEDVPVNDEQSLQKAVANQPVSVAIEAGGRTFQLYDSGIFTGSCGTALDHGVTAVGYGSKNGQDYWLVKNSWGEDWGEAGYIRMERNIASATGKCGIAMEASYPIKKGQNPPNPGPSPPSPVKPPTVCDNYYTCPESTTCCCVYEYGSYCFAWGCCPLEAATCCEDHYSCCPHDYPICNVQEGTCLMSKNSPLRVKASKRTPAIPYWAHSISEGKRSSA